In Prunus dulcis chromosome 2, ALMONDv2, whole genome shotgun sequence, a single genomic region encodes these proteins:
- the LOC117617879 gene encoding glutamate dehydrogenase 2 produces the protein MNALAATSRNFRNAARILGLDAKIEKSLLIPFREIKVECTIPKDDGSLVSYVGFRVQHDNARGPMKGGIRYHPEVDPDEVNALAQLMTWKTAVADIPYGGAKGGIGCTPRELSKSELERLTRVFTQKIHDLIGTHTDVPAPDMGTNAQTMAWILDEYSKFHGHSPAVVTGKPIDLGGSLGREAATGRGVVFGTEALLAEYGKSVKDLTFVIQGFGNVGSWAARLIHERGGKVIAVSDITGAIKNPNGIDITELIKHKESTGSLLNFGGGDNMDPNELLVHECDVLIPSALGGVLNRENASSVKAKFIVEAANHPTDPEADEILSKKGVIILPDIYANAGGVTVSYFEWVQNIQGFMWDEEKVNNELQRYMTRAFHNIKNMCKTHECNLRMGAFTLGVNRVARATVLRGWEA, from the exons ATGAACGCCCTCGCCGCAACAAGCCGCAATTTTCGCAACGCGGCTCGTATTCTTGGATTGGATGCTAAGATTGAGAAGAGTCTCTTGATCCCTTTCAGAGAGATCAAG GTGGAGTGCACAATTCCAAAGGACGATGGAAGCTTGGTTTCGTACGTTGGGTTCAGAGTGCAACATGATAATGCACGTGGGCCAATGAAGGGAGGGATCAGATATCATCCTGAG gTTGATCCGGATGAAGTAAATGCCCTGGCCCAACTTATGACCTGGAAGACTGCTGTGGCGGACATTCCATATGGTGGAGCAAAGGGTGGAATTGGATGCACCCCAAGGGAGTTAAGTAAAAGTGAGTTGGAGCGTCTGACTCGTGTCTTCACTCAGAAAATCCATGATCTCATTGGAACTCATACTGATGTTCCTGCACCTGATATGGGCACCAATGCCCAGACAATGGCATGGATTTTGGATGAGTACTCCAAATTTCATGGTCACTCACCAGCTGTTGTGACTGGAAAGCCCATT GATCTTGGGGGATCACTAGGTAGGGAGGCTGCAACTGGACGCGGTGTTGTTTTTGGAACGGAAGCTTTACTTGCAGAATATGGGAAGTCAGTTAAAGATTTGACTTTTGTTATTCAG GGTTTTGGAAATGTGGGATCCTGGGCAGCAAGGCTTATACACGAGAGAGGTGGTAAGGTTATTGCTGTGAGTGACATCACTGGCGCAATTAAGAACCCAAATGGAATTGATATCACGGAGTTGATTAAGCACAAGGAAAGCACTGGGAGTTTATTAAATTTCGGTGGTGGAGATAACATGGACCCTAATGAACTGCTAGTACATGAATGTGATGTTCTCATCCCTTCTGCTTTAGGAGGAGTTCTGAACAG GGAAAATGCTTCATCTGTGAAGGCCAAATTCATTGTTGAGGCAGCAAATCACCCTACTGATCCAGAAGCAgatgag ATTCTATCCAAGAAAGGAGTTATAATACTCCCAGATATATATGCAAATGCTGGTGGTGTGACTGTTAGCTATTTTGAGTGGGTTCAG AATATTCAAGGTTTTATGTGGGACGAAGAGAAGGTCAATAATGAGCTCCAAAGGTACATGACTCGGGCCTTCCATAACATCAAGAACATGTGCAAGACCCACGAGTGTAATCTCAGAATGGGTGCCTTCACATTGGGTGTAAACCGGGTTGCGCGTGCCACCGTCTTGAGGGGTTGGGAAGCATAA
- the LOC117617883 gene encoding mediator of RNA polymerase II transcription subunit 31 isoform X2, with the protein MASGTESDETADTPPLTNTIYKDPDDGRQRFLLELEFVQCLANPTYIHYLAQNRYFEDEAFIGYLKYLQYWQRPEYTKFIMYPHCLFFLEQLQNANFRNAMAHPVNKELAHRQQFYFWKNYRNNRLKHILPRPLPEPVAAPPTPAPPQQPVPPVPATTVSVTANAPAPSPMQYAAPPGSALAKNEARNSGVDRRKRKKEG; encoded by the exons ATGGCGTCTGGCACAGAGAGTGACGAAACAGCCGATACTCCACCCTT GACAAATACCATATACAAGGACCCAGATGACGGCCGACAACGTTTCTTGCTTGAATTGGAATTCGTCCAATGTCTTGCAAATCCCACCTACATTCACT ATTTGGCTCAAAATCGTTATTTTGAAGATGAGGCTTTCATTGGGTACTTGAAATATCTTCAATATTGGCAGCGTCCTGAGTATACGAAATTTATAAT GTATCCTCATTGCCTATTTTTTCTTGAGCAACTTCAAAATGCCAACTTTCGCAACGCAATGGCCCATCCTGTTAACAAG GAATTGGCACATAGGCAGCAATTCTACTTCTGGAAGAACTATAGGAACAACCGTTTGAAACATATATTACCGAGACCCCTTCCTGAACCTGTTGCTGCACCTCCTACTCCTGCTCCACCTCAACAACCTGTGCCTCCTGTGCCAGCTACAACTGTTTCGGTGACAGCAAATGCTCCAGCCCCTTCTCCTATGCAGTATGCTGCCCCCCCTGGGTCTGCTCTTGCAAAAAACGAAGCAAGGAATAGTGGGGTTGATCGAAGAAAGAGGAA GAAAGAAGGTTAA
- the LOC117617882 gene encoding light-harvesting complex-like protein 3 isotype 1, chloroplastic — MASLAISASLQTVCSSHQATKKQQPKSRPAARSLGTKEATHHVVALDVKAQNGLNIEKQEKSALRIDRPEAEDAADYKSQHGLGTELPVVEFNDERWKNGTWDLNMFSKDGKLDWDGIILAGRAAMVGFFMAYVVDALTGLGVVGQTGNFISKAGFFVAVIAIIFIRRTQDFENLKKLADEATFYDKQWQASWIDRNATSGSLDQTGKKI; from the exons ATGGCTTCCTTGGCCATTTCTGCTTCATTGCAAACAGTTTGCAGCTCACATCAAGCCACTAAGAAACAACAGCCCAAATCCAGACCAGCTGCTCGCTCTTTGGGGACAAAAGAGGCCACCCATCATGTTGTTGCGCTGGATGTGAAAGCTCAAAATGGTTTAAACATAGAGAAGCAAGAGAAGTCTGCTTTACGCATCGATAGGCCTGAGGCCGAGGATGCTGCAGACTACAAATCACAGCATGGTTTGGGTACAGAATTGCCTGTTGTGGAGTTCAACGACGAGCGGTGGAAGAATGGGACGTGGGATCTAAATATGTTTTCCAAGGATGGCAAGTTGGACTGGGATGGCATCATTCTAGCAG GTCGAGCGGCAATGGTTGGGTTCTTCATGGCATATGTTGTAGATGCTTTGACAGGGCTCGGTGTTGTAGGACAAACTGGCAACTTCATAAGCAAGGCAGGGTTCTTTGTGGCAGTCATTGCTATAATATTCATCAGGCGAACCCAAGATTTTGAGAACTTAAAGAAGCTAGCGGATGAAGCTACTTTCTATGACAAACAATGGCAAGCTTCGTGGATAGATCGAAATGCAACAAGTGGCTCTTTAGATCAAACTGGAAAGAAAATTTAA
- the LOC117617883 gene encoding mediator of RNA polymerase II transcription subunit 31 isoform X1: MASGTESDETADTPPLTNTIYKDPDDGRQRFLLELEFVQCLANPTYIHYLAQNRYFEDEAFIGYLKYLQYWQRPEYTKFIMYPHCLFFLEQLQNANFRNAMAHPVNKELAHRQQFYFWKNYRNNRLKHILPRPLPEPVAAPPTPAPPQQPVPPVPATTVSVTANAPAPSPMQYAAPPGSALAKNEARNSGVDRRKRKRMVKN; the protein is encoded by the exons ATGGCGTCTGGCACAGAGAGTGACGAAACAGCCGATACTCCACCCTT GACAAATACCATATACAAGGACCCAGATGACGGCCGACAACGTTTCTTGCTTGAATTGGAATTCGTCCAATGTCTTGCAAATCCCACCTACATTCACT ATTTGGCTCAAAATCGTTATTTTGAAGATGAGGCTTTCATTGGGTACTTGAAATATCTTCAATATTGGCAGCGTCCTGAGTATACGAAATTTATAAT GTATCCTCATTGCCTATTTTTTCTTGAGCAACTTCAAAATGCCAACTTTCGCAACGCAATGGCCCATCCTGTTAACAAG GAATTGGCACATAGGCAGCAATTCTACTTCTGGAAGAACTATAGGAACAACCGTTTGAAACATATATTACCGAGACCCCTTCCTGAACCTGTTGCTGCACCTCCTACTCCTGCTCCACCTCAACAACCTGTGCCTCCTGTGCCAGCTACAACTGTTTCGGTGACAGCAAATGCTCCAGCCCCTTCTCCTATGCAGTATGCTGCCCCCCCTGGGTCTGCTCTTGCAAAAAACGAAGCAAGGAATAGTGGGGTTGATCGAAGAAAGAGGAA GAGAATGGTCAAGAACTGA